A genome region from Piliocolobus tephrosceles isolate RC106 chromosome 8, ASM277652v3, whole genome shotgun sequence includes the following:
- the TRIL gene encoding TLR4 interactor with leucine rich repeats — protein MEAARAVRFLLVVCSCLALPPRAKPVCPERCDCQHPQHLLCTNRGLRVVPKTSSLPSPHDVLTYSLGGNFITNITAFDFHRLGQLRRLDLQYNQIRSLHPKTFEKLSRLEELYLGNNLLQALAPGTLAPLRKLRILYANGNEIGRLSRGSFEGLESLVKLRLDGNALGALPDAVFAPLSNLLYLHLESNRIRFLGKNAFAQLGKLRFLNLSANELQPSLRHAATFAPLRSLSTLILSANSLQHLGPRVFQHLPRLGLLSLRGNQLTHLAPEAFWGLEALRELRLEGNRLSQLPTALLEPLHSLEALDLSGNELSALHPATFGHLGRLRELSLRNNALSALSGDIFAASPALYRLDLDGNGWTCDCRLRGLKRWMGDWHSQGRLLTVFVQCRHPPALRGKYLDYLDDQQLQNGSCADPSPSASLTADRRRRPLPTAAGEEMTPPAGLAEELPPQPQLQQQGQFLAGVAWDGAARELVANRSALRLSRRGPGFQQPNPSAAAAAGPAPQFLDGHEKSQRGRPTPADPAHAEPTPTASPGSAPSPAGDPWQRATKQRLGTEHQERAAQSDVGAGLPPLVSDPCDFNKFILCNLTVEAVGADSASVRWAVREHRSPRPLGGARFRLLFDRFGQQPKFHRFVYLPERSDSATLRELRGDTPYLVCVEGVLGGRVCPVAPRDHCAGLVTLPEAGSRGGVDYQLLTLALLTVNALLVLLALAAWASRWLRRKLRARRKGGAPVHVRHMYSTRRPLRSMGTGVSADFSGFQSHRPRTTVCALSEADLIEFPCDRFMDSAGGGAGGSLRREDHLLQRFAD, from the coding sequence ATGGAGGCTGCCCGCGCCGTGCGCTTCCTGCTCGTGGTGTGCAGCTGTCTCGCGCTCCCGCCGCGGGCCAAGCCCGTGTGCCCGGAGCGCTGCGACTGCCAGCACCCCCAGCATCTCCTGTGCACCAACAGGGGGCTCCGCGTCGTGCCCAAGACCAGCTCGCTGCCGAGTCCCCACGACGTGCTCACCTACAGCCTCGGCGGCAACTTCATAACCAACATCACGGCCTTCGACTTTCACCGTCTGGGGCAGCTCAGACGGCTGGACCTGCAGTACAACCAGATCCGCTCTCTGCACCCCAAGACCTTCGAGAAGCTCTCGCGGCTGGAAGAGCTGTACCTGGGGAACAACCTCTTGCAGGCGCTCGCCCCGGGCACGCTGGCCCCGCTGCGCAAGCTGCGCATCCTCTACGCCAACGGAAACGAGATCGGCCGCCTAAGCCGCGGCTCCTTCGAGGGCCTGGAGAGTCTGGTCAAGCTGCGGCTGGACGGGAACGCCCTGGGGGCGCTGCCGGACGCAGTCTTCGCCCCCTTGAGCAACCTGCTCTACCTACATCTAGAGTCCAACCGTATTCGCTTTCTGGGCAAGAACGCCTTCGCCCAGTTAGGCAAGCTGCGCTTCCTCAACCTCTCTGCCAACGAGCTACAGCCCTCCCTGCGCCACGCGGCCACCTTCGCACCGCTGCGCTCCCTCTCCACCCTCATTCTCTCGGCCAACAGCCTGCAGCACCTCGGGCCGCGCGTCTTCCAGCACCTGCCACGTCTGGGCCTGCTGTCGCTCAGGGGCAACCAGCTCACGCACCTCGCGCCGGAGGCCTTTTGGGGCTTGGAGGCCCTGCGCGAGCTGCGCCTGGAGGGTAATCGGCTGAGCCAGCTGCCAACCGCGCTGCTGGAGCCTCTGCACAGCCTGGAGGCGCTGGACTTGAGCGGCAATGAGTTGTCCGCCCTGCACCCGGCCACCTTCGGTCACCTGGGCCGGCTGCGCGAGCTCAGCCTGCGCAACAACGCGCTCAGCGCCCTATCCGGCGACATCTTCGCCGCCAGCCCAGCCCTTTATCGGCTGGATCTAGACGGCAATGGCTGGACCTGCGACTGCCGGCTGCGAGGCCTGAAGCGCTGGATGGGCGACTGGCACTCGCAGGGCCGGCTCCTCACTGTCTTCGTGCAGTGTCGCCACCCCCCGGCCCTGCGAGGCAAATACCTGGATTACCTGGATGACCAGCAGCTGCAAAACGGGTCCTGCGCGGATCCCTCGCCCTCAGCTTCCCTGACCGCTGACCGCAGGCGGCGGCCCCTCCCCACGGCCGCAGGGGAGGAGATGACGCCACCTGCAGGTCTCGCGGAGGAGCTGCCGCCGCAGCCGCAGCTCCAGCAGCAGGGGCAATTTCTAGCTGGGGTGGCCTGGGATGGAGCCGCCAGGGAGCTGGTAGCCAACCGCAGCGCCCTAAGGCTGAGTCGGCGGGGCCCAGGCTTCCAGCAGCCCAACCCCTCCGCCGCTGCCGCTGCGGGCCCGGCTCCACAGTTCCTAGACGGGCACGAGAAGTCCCAGAGGGGCCGTCCGACTCCAGCAGATCCCGCCCACGCGGAGCCCACCCCAACGGCCTCTCCCGGTTCCGCGCCGTCGCCCGCCGGCGACCCCTGGCAGCGCGCGACGAAGCAACGCCTGGGCACGGAACACCAGGAGCGTGCCGCCCAGTCCGACGTGGGGGCCGGGCTGCCGCCGCTGGTGTCCGACCCGTGTGACTTCAACAAGTTCATCCTGTGCAACCTGACGGTGGAGGCGGTGGGCGCAGACAGCGCCTCAGTGCGCTGGGCAGTGCGCGAGCACCGCAGTCCCCGGCCGCTGGGCGGCGCGCGCTTCCGTCTGCTCTTCGACCGCTTCGGCCAGCAGCCCAAGTTCCACCGCTTCGTCTACCTGCCCGAGCGCAGTGACTCGGCCACGTTGCGCGAGCTGCGCGGGGACACCCCCTACCTGGTGTGCGTGGAGGGCGTGCTTGGGGGCCGCGTCTGCCCTGTGGCTCCCCGGGACCACTGCGCGGGGCTGGTCACCCTGCCGGAGGCCGGGAGCCGGGGCGGCGTCGACTACCAGCTGCTGACCTTGGCCCTGCTGACGGTCAACGCGCTGCTGGTGCTCCTGGCCTTGGCGGCCTGGGCGTCTCGCTGGCTGCGGAGGAAGCTGCGGGCCAGGCGGAAGGGCGGGGCCCCGGTCCATGTTCGCCACATGTACTCCACCCGACGGCCCCTGCGCTCCATGGGCACCGGCGTGTCCGCCGACTTCTCGGGATTCCAGTCTCACCGGCCGCGCACCACCGTGTGCGCGCTCAGTGAGGCGGACCTCATCGAATTCCCCTGCGACCGCTTCATGGACAGTGCGGGCGGCGGTGCGGGCGGCAGCCTGAGACGGGAGGACCATCTCCTGCAGCGATTTGCCGACTAG